AAGCCCGCCGACGTAGGGGCAAGGCGTGCCTTGCCCTCTTCGCCTCCATTCAAGCAGACAATTCCATGGACGTGATTCGGCATGACAACGAAGGCGTCGAGACTCACATAGGATCGCAAGGCTGCGCTTTTCATCCATATCCTCATCAACGATTTTTCCAAAACCATTCGGTTCCATCGTTCCATCCACGACATCTCCGAAAAGACATTGACGATTGAGTGTACAAACCGTTACGAAATAAGCTCCGGTCTCTCGATAGTCAAATTCTCGGAGCCTGATTGAGCGGCGATGGATTTGTTCATTCGTTGGCGCCATTGCCATGCGAGCAAGGGCAAGGCACGCCTTGCCCCTACAGGGGACGACTAATCGTTGACCGTGTACTCGCGCTCGTTCAGCGTGAACCTGCCGGTCACCGGCATGCGCTTACGCATGGAATTGACCGTGTGGCAGCCCTGGTCCGCCGCTTGGGCGACTTGGATGACCTGTTCGAGCGGCGATTCGCTGATGATTTTGAAGACGTAGTTGATGCCTTGGGCGGCATCGGAAAAATCTTTGATCGGAAACTTGCCGGTCAGGTCGTAGGTCATGCGCAGATCCATTTCAAGGTCGCGTAAGACCACGCCGGTCTTAACCGCCAGACGTTTGAACTGGCTGAACATGCAGAAGCCGATAGAGGCGATGAAATATTGCAGCGGCGAAGGCCGCTTGCCATGTTGCCGCTTGAACTTTTCGTCGTCGCAATAGACCGTGTAGTCTTCGCGTTGCTCTAGCTTGACCAGCTCTTCGTTGAGCCGAATGATGGCGCGCTGCTGTAAGAGATAGCCGTCCGCATCGTCGGACGGCCGCTGCCGTTCTTCCTCATAAACGACGCGAAACTTTCCGAGATCGATGGTTCCCGGAAATGCCGCCATGGGTCACTTGGCGCCGTGCAGCGCTTGGTAAATCTTTTCCGCCGTGATCGGCAGGCTGGTGATACGCACGCCGCAAGCGTCTTCCACCGCATTGGCAATCGCCGCGGCGGTGGGAACATTCGAGGTCTCGCCGATCGGCATGCTGTTGTACGGCCCCGCGCCCTTGAGACTTTCGGTCACCGAGCTTTTGAACACCGGCAAGTCTTTGATGGTCGGGATTTTGTATTCGCCAAAATTCGCCGTCACTACTTTGCCGTCGCTGATAATCACCTGCTCCATCAATGTGTAGCCAATGCCGGTCAGCGCGCCGCCTTCGATCTGGCCTTGATGCATGAGCGGGTTCAAAACCGTGCCGCCGTTGTGCGTGGAAGTGAATTTTTTGAGCTGCACTTGGCCGGTGGCCGGATCGACTTCCACTTCGGCGATCTGCACGCACATGGAAGCTTCATGAACTTTTTTATTGTTGTCGTAGGTCGCTTCGACGCGGATCGGGCCGCCGGTGGCCTTGACCAACTCGGCGTAGGAAAGCTTGCGTTCCATGCGCGGATGCAGCACCGCGCCTTTAGCCAAGACGATTTGATCGGCGGGAACGTTGAATTGACTCGCCGCCGCCTGCTTGATCGCTTCGACGGCTTTCAACGCCGCTTCGTAGCCGGCGTTGCCGTAGACACGGGTCGCGCGGCTACCGCCGACGCCGGTGTCTTTGACGCCTTCTTGAGTGTTGAGTTGCTGCATGCGCACTTGGTTCAGCGGAATTTTTAGTTCTTCGGCGACGATCTCGCTGATGACTGTATAAGTTCCCGCGCCTTGATCGGCCATCGCCGAGGAAATCGTCACGATGCCTTTGTCGTCGAGCGCCAGCGCCACCGTGCCGATGCCGCCGTTGGCCATCCATTGCACGAACGCCACGCCGCGGCCGACGTTTTTTGCTTTCGGCCGATTGTATCCGGAATCTTCCAGCGCTTTCGCCAGGGTTTCATCCGACTTGATGAAGCCCACTTCTTCGCCGATGGGATCGACATCGCCGTCATGCATGAGATTTTTCTGGCGGAACTTGAGCGGGTCCATGCCAAGCTTCTTGGCGATGATATCCAACTGGCTCTCGTTGGCGAAAAAGCCCTGAGGGTCGCCCGGCGAGCGCATATGGCCGCAGGGAATCTTGTTAGTGTAAACCATATGCTCTTCGATCAAACAGTGGGGAATCTTGTAGGGCCCGGCCGAGCCGTGCGGGCCGGCGAGAAACGCGTTGGGCTTGAAGGCGCCATAGGCGCCGCTATCGAAGATGAAATCCATATGATGGGCGACGATGGTGCCGTCTTTTTTGAGACCGGTTTTAACTTTGATGATCGACGCGTGGCGCGGATTGCCGGCGATCAGCTCTTCATCGTAATCCATCACCAGCTTCACCGGCTTGCCGGCTTTCTTCGACAGCAAGTAAACCACCGCGACATCCATGAAGTCGCCCTTGCCGCCAAAATCGCCGCCGATGTAGCAAGGATTGACGACCAATTTTTCGTGGGCAATGTTTAAGGCATTGCCGACCTGCTCGCGAATCGCGTAGGGCACTTTGCTGCAACACCAAATCTCCGCCGAACCGTCCGGCGCGGTTTTGACCACCGCGGAATGGGGTTCGATGTAGCCGTGATGCACCACCGGCGTGGTGAAAGTATTTTCAACGACGATGTCCGCTTGGCGGAATCCGATTTCGATATCGCCCTTCTTCCAGGTGTAATAAACAAACTCGTTAGTCGGACCCGAGAGCGGTTTGGGCAGGCCTTTATAGTTGGCGACATTGGGATGGACCCACTTCGCGCCGGCGCCGAGCGCTTCGACGGGATCGAGCAGCGCGAGATTTTCTTCGTACTCGACTTCGATCAAATTCAAAGCCTCTTCGGCGATGTCTTCGCTGTCCGCCGCCAGAGCGAGAACTTTTTCACCGATGAAACGCACTTCGCCGTCAGCGAGGATCGGCATGTCGTAAAGTCGGCGGCCGATTTTCAATCCCTCACAGTCCACGCCGGTGACGATGGCGCGCACGCCTTTGAGTTTTTCCGCTTTGCTAGCGTCGATCCGCTTGATCTTTCCCGAGGCGATCGGACTGCGCAGCAGTTTTCCCCAGAGCATGCCCGGCAGCGTCACGTCCACCGCGTACTTCGCTTGGCCGCTGACTTTGAGTTCGCCTTCGATTCGCGGTGTCGGATTACCGACGATTTGTTTGTTCGATGCCATGCTTGACCTCCTGATGCGGGTAAAACTAATAATAAAAAAAATATATGTACTCCGCTTCGCTAAACGACCTCGGTGAGATCGCGCGAAGCGGAGTTGAAAGCTGGCTCCCCGGGAGGGACTCGAACCCCCGACCCGGTGATTAACAGTCACCTGCTCTACCAACTGAGCTACCGGGGAACATCAATGCCGCAAAACTTACTATTTCCTTTAACAGCCGCAGCCAGAGGCTGATCCGCCCACCGCAGAAACTGTTATACCGACTGAGTTTCGGCAGAACCGGGGAAATAATTCCGGAATCCTTATCCTAAGCCAACTTAATCGAGCTATTCCCGCCTCGATGCAATGCCAGTTTGCAATCGGTGATGGTCACTTCACGAATGCAGCAACTCATCTAACCAATGGCGGCCTCTACCCGACTTCAAGAAAAGCTCTCGTTGGCGGGCGGTCTTAGAGTCACCAAACTCTTCGTGATGAATCAACACAAACGGTCTGTTTTGCCGTGTCCACCGCGTAGCGCCACCATTATGTTCCTTTAGCTTATCCGTTGGCGCCTTACTGGTATACCCAATATACCTTTTGTTGTTTTTAAGACTTCGCAGAACGTACACATAGAACATCTTCCATAGTTCTCTAAACAAAACGCGCCACAAATGGTCTTGCTCCGTTAACGCTCTACCGGCTGACTGAGCTTCGGCTGAAAGCCGATCAGCCTACGGCTGAACCGGGGAAGCAAAAGAACAGGCACTTTTTTTAGCATACGATGGAATGGAATTCTACATCATCCGGCGGCAATTTTTTGTAGTGCGTCCAACATCTTGTGTTGGTGCGTCGCCGACCAATAGACGCGCTGGCACCGGGGACACCAAGAGAAGCGCTCTTGGCTGGCGTAAACGTAAGGCGGCACGAGATTTTCCACGCTTGTCTTTGAGCGCGCTTGCAGCGGGGAATTGCAAACCAGGCAGCGGGAAAATAGCCGCTCGCCCCATTGCAAGCCGCAGTCGCGTATCAACTGGCGCATCTGCTCATCGTAACGGTTGCTTTCAAGAAAAATAAACGGCGGCGGCTGTTTCTGTTTAAGGCCGCGGTCGCGGGTGAGAATCGTTCGGCTCTCGGCCCGCGCCGCGCGAATCAATCCGTAACCGGTCAAGTGCGGACCGTAAATCACATCGCAGCCGGCGGCGCGCAGCCATTTGACCAGCCGGCCGAGCATGCGGTCGGCGGCAAATTTTTGCTCGGCGGTTTCAGTGATTTCCATATTTGACATTGCTTCGCATAACCCGAGGCCGTAACATAGCCGCTCAACCCCATGCTTGTGAAGCGCTCCATCGGAATCTTTGCCGCATTGTTCTGGTGCGTGATGAATTTTCTCCTCATCCAGCGCCAGCTCGCCGCGCCGCCGAGCGTGATCGCCCTCAAGGGCACGGAGAAAATTTCCGCCGGCGGCGAAGAATGGTGGGGCGTGTTTTACCGCGGCGAAAAAATCGGCTACGCCTGGCAAACCATCGCGGCCAAACCGACGGGCTATGAGCTGCGCGACGGTTCGGTATTGAATCTCAACCTGCTCGGCATCGTGCAGCCGGCAGAAACCCACTTGGAAATGGCCGCCAACGAAGATTGGATTCTCGACCGTTTTAACTTCCAACTCACATCCAAAGAAATGCGCTTCAGCGCTCGTGGCGCCAGGAACAATAACAAACTGTCGCTCGAAATCGACTCCGCCGGCCACCACTCGACGCAGGAAATAACTTTGACCCAAGCGCCCTACCTGCTCGCCGCGCTCAAGCCCTACGTCGTCACCCAGCAACTGGAGACCGGCAAGAAGTTTTTCTTCGCCACCTTCGATCCCTCGACGCTGTCGCAACAAGTGACGGCGGTGGTCATCGAAGGACGCGAACAGATTCGCATCGGTAATCGCCTAGAAGCGGCGATCAAGATGCGCCAAAGCTTTCGCGGCATCTCGGTGCTGTCATGGATCGACGGCCAGGGACGAACGTTGAAAGAGGAATCCCCGGCCGGCATGTCGCTGCTCAGACAAGATAAAGCCGTCGCGCGTAATTTATCGAATCGCGCCATGGCCCTCGATATCGTCGCTCAGACTGCGATCAAGGTGACGACGCCGATTGACAACGCCGCCGCGCGGCGAGCGCTGGAACTCAAACTGAGCGGCTTTGACTTAAGCAACTTTCCCCTCGACGGCGGCCGCCAGCGGCTGAGCGAGAATCGCTTGACGATTGCGCTAGAAGATTTGCCCAAGCCCGGCACGCGCACGCTGCCCTTCGCCGATGCCCGCGTGTCGGCGTATCTACGTCCCACCGCGTTTTTGCAATCGGATCATCCGCGCATCAAAGCATTGGCAACAAAAATATTGAACGGCGAAACCGACGCGCAGCGCGCCGCGGTTAGAATCAAAGACTGGGTTTACCAAGAAATCGCCAAAGAACCGACGGTCAGCATTCCCAATGCTCTGCAAGTGCTGCAAACGAGAAAAGGCGACTGCAACGAACATACGGTGCTGTTCAACGCCTTGGCCCGCGCCGCCGGCATCCCGGCGAAAACCGTCGTCGGCGTGGTCTATCTGCGCGGCGCCTTTTACTATCACGCCTGGTCCGAAGTCTGGCTCGGCGAATGGATTTCCCTCGACTCGGTATTCAATAAATTTCCCGCCGACGTCACCCACGTGAAATTTCTCGAAGGCGAAATCGACCGGCAGATCGATATTCTGCAATTGATCGGCAATCTGAAAATCGAAGTGCTGTAGAAATGATTCAACTCATCAACCTGACCAAACACTATGGCAAACTCGCCGCTGTGGATAATTTGAATTTGGAAGTTCCCGCCGGCGAGATCTTCGGCTTCCTCGGACCCAACGGCGCCGGCAAGACCACGACGATCCGCTGCATGATGGGTATTTTGAAACCGAGCTCAGGCCAAATCTTGCTCGGCGAGTACGACGTGATTAAAGAGGCGCAGAAGGCCAAAGCGATCTGCGGCTTCATTCCCGACCGGCCATTTATCTACGAGAAGCTCAGCGGCCAGGAGTTTTTAAACTTCGTCGGCAAGCTCCACCGTGTCGAAGATCGACAGCTCGAAAAGAAAATTGCCGAACTGCTAGAGCGTTTGGAACTCACATCGTGGCGTGACGAGCTAGTCGAAAGCTACTCTCACGGCATGAAACAGCGCTTGGTGGTCTGCGCCGCGCTGATTCATGAGCCGCGCATCTTGATCGTCGATGAACCGATGGTCGGCATGGACCCCAAAGGCGCGCGCACGCTGAAAGATCTTTTTCGTTCCCTGGCCAAAAGCGGCACCACGGTTTTTCTTTCCACCCACAGCATCGGCGTCGCCGAAGAAATCTGCCACCGCATCGCCATCATCCAAAAAGGCCGCCTGATCGCCTGCGGCACCATGGCGGAGATTCACAGCCAAGCGAGTGATAACGACGGCAATCTCGAAAGCGTCTTTCTCGAACTGACTCGGGAGGAAGAGCGTGTTCGTGACTCGTGATCGTGCTCGTGTCCGGATTCGAACGAACACGAGCACGAACCACGAGCACGAAAATGGCGAAGTACTATGACCAACGTGATCTTACTACTCACCCCAACCTGGCTGGGCTGGAAGAATAGTTTCTTCCGCGCCAAGGCGTCGTGGAGCCGGCGGATTCTGCTCGGCGCTCTCGCGCTGTCCTTTTGGTTCGGCACGTTTCTGCTGATTCGCCGGGTGCTGCGCTATTTCGAAAATGTCTACGAACTCGGTCCGGCCTTGGCCTATCAACTTTTGTTGATCGTCCTGCTGACGTTTCTTTCCATGTTGCTGTTCAGCAATTTGGTCTCAGCGCTGTCGACTTTTTTTCTCGCCCGCGATCTCGAATTGATACACACCACGCCGGTAGCACCGACTAGTTTTTTCTACGCGCGCTTGATCGCCACCACGATCAATTCGTCTTGGATGATGCTGTTTTTCAGTTTGCCGATCTTCGCCGCCTATGGCTCGGTGTTCGGCGGCGGCGTCACGCTTTATCTTTGGCTCGCGGCAATCTTGCCGCTATTTCTCGTCATCCCGGCGTCGATCGGCATTCTCATCACCCACCTCTTAGTTTACTGCCTGCCGGCACGGCGCATTCGCGATTTATTATTTTTCCTCGGCCTGTTCGGTTTTCTGGTTATGTACTTTTTGTTCCGCTTCGCCCAGCCCGAGCGCTTGGTGCAGCCCGAAGCCTTCGGCAACTTCATGCAGTTTCTGTCGGCCATGGAAACGCCGTCGTCGTCTTTTTTGCCTAGCAGTTGGTCGGCGGAGATTCTCGCCGGAACACTTTTCAACCGCGACACCGAGCAGGGCTTCTTCTTCGCGCTATTGGCGAGCTACGCACTGTTCCTGCCGGTCGCCACTAGTTGGGTTTCCGGCGCGGTCTACCTCGACGGCTGGTCCAAGGCGCAGGAATCCCGCCAAGGCCGCCGTAAACTCGCTTGGCTCGATCGCACGTTGGAAGTAATCACACGGCCGTTTCCGGAAATCACCCGTGCGCTCATGCTCAAGGACATCAAAACTTTTTTGCGCGATACCACTCAATGGTCGCAGCTTTTTTTGCTGGTCGCGCTAATCGTCGTCTATCTTTACAATTTCAAAGTCCTGCCGTGGACCGTTCGCCCATGCCGCTGGCGACCATCCGCACCATCGTCGCGTTCGCCAACCTCGCGCTCGCCGGATTCGTATTGAGCGCCATCGCGATCCGCTTCGCCTTTCCCGCCGTCAGTCTGGAGGGCAAAGCGTTTTGGCTGCTGCAAACCGCGCCCATCGAACTGCGAGCGCTGCTCTGGAGCAAGTTTTGGCTCAATTTCATTCCCCTCTGTTGCTTAGGCGAGCTGCTGATCTTTCTAAGCAATTTAATGCTCGAAGTTCCTAACTGGATGATGGCACTATCGCTAGCGACAATATTTTTAATGACCTTCGGCATCACCGCCATCGGCATCGGCCTGGGCGCGCTCTATCCTAATTTTAACTATGACAACGCCGCCGAGATTCCCACCAGCTTCGGCGGCGCGATCTGCATGATCGTCAGCATGGCGTTCATCGCCCTCGCCGTGATGATCGAAGCCTGGCCGATGTATCGCATCGCGATTCAATCCTTCGGCCGCGCCCAGAGCGCCCCACCGGATGTGTGGACGATTGCGCCGCCAATGTTGATCGTGTTAGCTCTCACCGTCGTAACCGTGTTGGCAGTGCTACGCGTCGGCATCAAACATCTGGAGCAGCTAAAAGAATAACTTCACGACACTCACTCTGACGGCTCTTCGTACCTTCCGATACCCTCGCCCCTTGCGGGAGAGGGCTAGGGTGAGGGGGGAATCGCTGCAACCGGAGTTAACAAACGCTAACTTGCGACGAGGAAGACAATAAGGCCCATAGGAGAATTCCGTGAATCTCATCCACACCATTTACCAACCGCCCGGCGCCGGACCGTATCCAACGATTCTCACTCTCCACGGCCGCGGCGCCAACGCTTTCGATTTGCTCGGCCTCGCACCCTATATTTGCGGCGGAAAATTTTTACTGATCTGCCCCCAGGCACCGCTCGAAGTTCCCATCGGCCCAGATGCGACGGGCTACGCCTGGTATGCGGGAAGTCGAAGCGGCGTGCCGGATGTCGAAGGGATGCTGTCGTCGCACAAACTGCTGCAAACATTTCTCGATGAATGTCTGCAACGCTATCCCATAGATGAAAAAAAATTGATCGTCCTCGGCTTCAGTCAAGGCGGCGTGATGGCGTACAGCTTAGCGCTGACCGATCCCGGCCGCTTCGCAGGTCTGGCCGCGCTCAGCACCTGGCTGCCGCGCGAACTAACGCCGCGCTTGAACATCAGCGACGCCGTACAAACGCTGCCGACGCTGATCCAGCACGGCATTCAAGATCCACAAATCGAAATCGCCCGCGCCCGCGATTCCGTAGTGCGACTGCACGAACTCAAAGTCCCGTTAACGTTTAAGGAATACGAGATGGGCCATGAAATCAGGCCGAGAAGTCTCACCGACCTGTCGGCCTGGTTAGAAACAAATGTAGGGGCGACCGGCCGGTCGCCCGTGCACGAATAATGGCTGAGTGCGGTGCGTCCTAATTACGCATATAGCTCAAATCTTTCGCCATCGCCTCTAGCCGCGCGATGCGTTCTTCCATCGGCGGATGCGTGCTGAACCACGACGAGATACCGCCGCCGCTCAATGGACTGACGATGAACATATGCGCGGTGGCATTGGTGGTCGCGTCGCTCGCTTGCAAGGGAATTTCTTGCGCGCCCATGTGCAGCTTGCGTAACGCACTGGCGAGGGCCAATGGGTCGCCGCTAAGCCTCGCGCCGCCGGCATCCGCCAGGTATTCACGCGCCCGCGACACCGCCATTTGAATCAGCGGCGCCGCAACCATCGCCACCACCATCGCAAAGATCACTCGGATAATGTTCGAGCCGCCGCCTTCATCGTCGCGACTTCTGCCGCCGCCGAAAAACATGGCGAATTGCGCCATGTAACCGATCGCCGCGCCAAGCGTGGCGGCGATGGTGCCGATGAGAATATCGCGGTTCAAAACATGCGTGAGTTCGTGGCCGAGCACGCCGGCAAGCTCGCGCTTGTTGAGAATACGGCGAATCCCTTGAGTCACGGCAACCGCCGCATGTTGAGGATTGCGTCCGGTGGCAAAGGCGTTGGGCGTGTCGTCAGGGATGATATAGACCTTGGGCATCGGCAGCCCGCCCTTAACCGCCAACTCTCGCACTAACCCATGCAGTTCCGGGTCGTCGTTCTGGGAAACTTCTTGGGCGCTGTACATGCGCAGCACGAGCTTGTCGCTGAACCAGTAACTGAAGAA
This window of the Deltaproteobacteria bacterium genome carries:
- a CDS encoding ABC transporter ATP-binding protein, yielding MIQLINLTKHYGKLAAVDNLNLEVPAGEIFGFLGPNGAGKTTTIRCMMGILKPSSGQILLGEYDVIKEAQKAKAICGFIPDRPFIYEKLSGQEFLNFVGKLHRVEDRQLEKKIAELLERLELTSWRDELVESYSHGMKQRLVVCAALIHEPRILIVDEPMVGMDPKGARTLKDLFRSLAKSGTTVFLSTHSIGVAEEICHRIAIIQKGRLIACGTMAEIHSQASDNDGNLESVFLELTREEERVRDS
- a CDS encoding GIY-YIG nuclease family protein; translation: MFYVYVLRSLKNNKRYIGYTSKAPTDKLKEHNGGATRWTRQNRPFVLIHHEEFGDSKTARQRELFLKSGRGRHWLDELLHS
- a CDS encoding transglutaminase domain-containing protein, which produces MLVKRSIGIFAALFWCVMNFLLIQRQLAAPPSVIALKGTEKISAGGEEWWGVFYRGEKIGYAWQTIAAKPTGYELRDGSVLNLNLLGIVQPAETHLEMAANEDWILDRFNFQLTSKEMRFSARGARNNNKLSLEIDSAGHHSTQEITLTQAPYLLAALKPYVVTQQLETGKKFFFATFDPSTLSQQVTAVVIEGREQIRIGNRLEAAIKMRQSFRGISVLSWIDGQGRTLKEESPAGMSLLRQDKAVARNLSNRAMALDIVAQTAIKVTTPIDNAAARRALELKLSGFDLSNFPLDGGRQRLSENRLTIALEDLPKPGTRTLPFADARVSAYLRPTAFLQSDHPRIKALATKILNGETDAQRAAVRIKDWVYQEIAKEPTVSIPNALQVLQTRKGDCNEHTVLFNALARAAGIPAKTVVGVVYLRGAFYYHAWSEVWLGEWISLDSVFNKFPADVTHVKFLEGEIDRQIDILQLIGNLKIEVL
- the htpX gene encoding zinc metalloprotease HtpX; this translates as MNTRTVVLLAVLTVLFMMVGQALAGQQGAVMALIMAGGMQFFSYWFSDKLVLRMYSAQEVSQNDDPELHGLVRELAVKGGLPMPKVYIIPDDTPNAFATGRNPQHAAVAVTQGIRRILNKRELAGVLGHELTHVLNRDILIGTIAATLGAAIGYMAQFAMFFGGGRSRDDEGGGSNIIRVIFAMVVAMVAAPLIQMAVSRAREYLADAGGARLSGDPLALASALRKLHMGAQEIPLQASDATTNATAHMFIVSPLSGGGISSWFSTHPPMEERIARLEAMAKDLSYMRN
- a CDS encoding xanthine dehydrogenase family protein molybdopterin-binding subunit; this translates as MASNKQIVGNPTPRIEGELKVSGQAKYAVDVTLPGMLWGKLLRSPIASGKIKRIDASKAEKLKGVRAIVTGVDCEGLKIGRRLYDMPILADGEVRFIGEKVLALAADSEDIAEEALNLIEVEYEENLALLDPVEALGAGAKWVHPNVANYKGLPKPLSGPTNEFVYYTWKKGDIEIGFRQADIVVENTFTTPVVHHGYIEPHSAVVKTAPDGSAEIWCCSKVPYAIREQVGNALNIAHEKLVVNPCYIGGDFGGKGDFMDVAVVYLLSKKAGKPVKLVMDYDEELIAGNPRHASIIKVKTGLKKDGTIVAHHMDFIFDSGAYGAFKPNAFLAGPHGSAGPYKIPHCLIEEHMVYTNKIPCGHMRSPGDPQGFFANESQLDIIAKKLGMDPLKFRQKNLMHDGDVDPIGEEVGFIKSDETLAKALEDSGYNRPKAKNVGRGVAFVQWMANGGIGTVALALDDKGIVTISSAMADQGAGTYTVISEIVAEELKIPLNQVRMQQLNTQEGVKDTGVGGSRATRVYGNAGYEAALKAVEAIKQAAASQFNVPADQIVLAKGAVLHPRMERKLSYAELVKATGGPIRVEATYDNNKKVHEASMCVQIAEVEVDPATGQVQLKKFTSTHNGGTVLNPLMHQGQIEGGALTGIGYTLMEQVIISDGKVVTANFGEYKIPTIKDLPVFKSSVTESLKGAGPYNSMPIGETSNVPTAAAIANAVEDACGVRITSLPITAEKIYQALHGAK
- a CDS encoding OsmC family peroxiredoxin, producing MAAFPGTIDLGKFRVVYEEERQRPSDDADGYLLQQRAIIRLNEELVKLEQREDYTVYCDDEKFKRQHGKRPSPLQYFIASIGFCMFSQFKRLAVKTGVVLRDLEMDLRMTYDLTGKFPIKDFSDAAQGINYVFKIISESPLEQVIQVAQAADQGCHTVNSMRKRMPVTGRFTLNEREYTVND